One Tunturibacter gelidoferens genomic region harbors:
- a CDS encoding alpha/beta fold hydrolase, translated as MTRRDPNQIADGFVVVDGVKVHYQRAGSGRPLLLLHGLVGSARNWRRNISFLAQNSEVYAIDLFNMGESERVPGLDAGLEATADRLAAYMDALGLEQADIAAHSHGGAVAMMFAARHSDRVRRLILFAPANPFCDLGHQLIRFYQTRFGIWVARQIPSLPRMLKATALSRMYGDPSRVSAGALEGYIEGLHVPGTMDHVLQIVQRWFVDMGLLRSVLERLVAKPMLLIWGDRDRAVGLNSARELQRILPQSSLMVLPGVGHIPFEEMPEICNKAMRDWLLKPLPSEARVTVSRHAEPATFANHVAKRGAA; from the coding sequence GTGACACGAAGAGATCCTAACCAAATTGCCGACGGGTTTGTCGTGGTGGACGGGGTGAAGGTCCACTACCAACGTGCGGGTTCGGGACGGCCACTCCTGCTGCTTCACGGCCTCGTGGGATCGGCCAGGAATTGGCGGCGAAACATCAGCTTTCTTGCGCAGAATTCCGAAGTATATGCGATCGACCTGTTCAATATGGGGGAGTCGGAGAGGGTTCCCGGACTCGATGCTGGGCTTGAAGCTACGGCAGACCGGTTAGCCGCATATATGGACGCGCTTGGTTTGGAACAGGCGGATATCGCAGCACATTCGCACGGTGGAGCAGTGGCGATGATGTTTGCCGCCCGGCACTCGGATCGAGTGCGCAGGCTGATCCTGTTCGCACCAGCAAATCCGTTCTGCGACCTGGGACACCAGTTGATCCGGTTCTATCAGACAAGATTCGGGATTTGGGTCGCTCGGCAGATCCCTTCGTTGCCGAGGATGTTGAAGGCGACCGCGCTCAGCCGCATGTATGGGGATCCCTCTCGGGTTTCGGCCGGCGCTCTTGAGGGGTATATCGAAGGTCTGCATGTTCCGGGAACGATGGATCACGTGCTGCAGATTGTGCAGCGTTGGTTCGTTGACATGGGGTTGCTGCGATCTGTCCTTGAGCGGTTGGTGGCGAAGCCTATGCTGCTGATATGGGGAGATCGGGACAGAGCGGTTGGATTGAATTCTGCGCGAGAGTTGCAGCGGATTCTTCCGCAATCGAGTCTGATGGTGCTTCCGGGCGTAGGCCACATCCCGTTTGAAGAGATGCCTGAGATCTGCAACAAGGCGATGCGAGATTGGCTGCTAAAGCCGCTGCCCTCCGAAGCGCGCGTCACTGTGAGCCGGCATGCGGAGCCTGCCACGTTTGCCAATCACGTGGCGAAACGAGGCGCGGCTTAG
- a CDS encoding alpha/beta hydrolase, with product MTQTTTSQIRSIDDLRGPAGRLEALLNTGRDDAPYAALVCHPHPSGGGTMHNKVVYHAMKAFSSFGLPVLRFNFRGVGLSEGAHDDGLGEQDDVLAALDWMQHNLDRPILFAGFSFGSNVGLRACCGDPRVKGLVGLGVPVHAEGRDYTYKFLPKCTQPKLFISGDHDRYGPRDTLEGVFARAPEPKRLVWIADADHFFQGTESPNPKLDLMQAEIRLWLQSVFSLS from the coding sequence ATGACGCAAACCACTACCTCCCAGATCCGTTCGATCGACGATCTTCGCGGCCCCGCCGGTCGCCTCGAAGCACTTCTCAACACCGGCCGCGACGACGCCCCATACGCTGCGCTCGTCTGCCATCCCCACCCCTCGGGCGGCGGAACCATGCATAACAAAGTGGTCTATCACGCCATGAAGGCCTTCTCATCCTTCGGTCTTCCCGTCCTTCGCTTCAACTTCCGCGGTGTAGGTCTAAGCGAAGGCGCTCACGATGACGGGCTCGGAGAACAGGACGACGTTCTCGCAGCTCTCGACTGGATGCAACACAACCTCGACCGACCAATCCTATTTGCCGGCTTCTCCTTCGGCTCCAACGTCGGTCTGCGCGCATGCTGTGGAGATCCCCGGGTGAAGGGTCTAGTCGGCCTCGGCGTTCCAGTCCACGCAGAGGGTCGCGACTACACCTACAAGTTTCTGCCTAAATGCACCCAGCCTAAGCTCTTCATCAGCGGCGACCACGACCGATACGGTCCACGCGACACTCTGGAAGGCGTCTTTGCCAGAGCGCCCGAACCAAAGCGTCTGGTTTGGATCGCAGACGCTGACCACTTCTTTCAGGGAACCGAGTCCCCCAACCCAAAGCTCGATCTGATGCAGGCCGAGATTCGTCTCTGGTTGCAGAGCGTGTTTAGCTTGAGTTAG
- a CDS encoding M20/M25/M40 family metallo-hydrolase has translation MAIDPIELTKQLVNIESTTYHEGLAGDFLYEYLGAQRYEVERTAVEQPDRASTPGAGSGERFNVYAAMPGVTPDVVLSTHMDTVPPFFGCIEDDEFLYGRGSCDAKGIIAAQVAAADRLRDGGVKVGLLFVVGEERDSAGAAKANLSPKGSRFLINGEPTDNRLALASKGALRVELRAKGRMAHSAYPELGESAIDKLIEALHDVLALPLPIEPEIGPSTLNIGLIDGGRAPNVIADTAEAHILVRLVGPSDEVRRSIVATVGGRADVEFSLDLPFVRMRKVGNLPTMIAKFTTDIPKLTAWGEPFLLGPGSIHVAHTPQERIAKKELLDAVDLYFNLATLLTA, from the coding sequence ATGGCGATTGACCCTATCGAACTGACGAAACAGCTTGTAAATATTGAGTCCACTACGTATCACGAGGGTCTTGCCGGTGATTTTCTCTATGAGTATCTCGGGGCACAACGTTACGAGGTGGAGCGGACGGCGGTCGAGCAACCGGACCGCGCCAGCACGCCGGGAGCGGGCAGCGGCGAGCGTTTCAATGTGTACGCCGCAATGCCCGGGGTTACTCCGGATGTGGTGCTCTCGACCCATATGGATACTGTCCCTCCCTTCTTTGGGTGCATAGAAGACGATGAGTTTTTATATGGCCGCGGGAGTTGCGATGCGAAGGGAATCATTGCGGCGCAGGTAGCTGCAGCGGACCGGCTTCGTGACGGGGGTGTGAAGGTTGGATTGCTGTTTGTGGTGGGTGAGGAACGAGATTCGGCGGGTGCGGCCAAGGCTAACCTGTCTCCGAAGGGATCGCGGTTTCTGATCAACGGGGAACCGACTGACAATCGGCTGGCGCTAGCATCGAAGGGCGCGTTGCGGGTTGAACTCAGGGCGAAGGGGCGCATGGCGCACTCTGCTTATCCTGAACTGGGTGAGTCGGCTATCGATAAGTTAATAGAAGCGCTGCATGATGTTTTAGCGCTGCCTTTACCGATCGAGCCGGAGATCGGCCCTTCCACGTTGAACATTGGATTGATCGATGGTGGGCGTGCTCCGAACGTGATCGCGGACACAGCAGAGGCGCATATTCTGGTTCGTCTGGTGGGGCCGTCGGACGAAGTGAGGAGATCGATCGTTGCAACAGTGGGTGGCAGGGCGGATGTTGAGTTCAGCCTTGATCTGCCGTTTGTAAGGATGAGGAAGGTTGGGAATCTGCCGACAATGATTGCGAAGTTTACGACGGATATTCCTAAGCTGACGGCCTGGGGTGAGCCGTTTCTGCTGGGGCCTGGGTCGATTCACGTGGCGCATACTCCTCAGGAGAGGATTGCAAAGAAAGAACTGTTGGACGCTGTTGATTTATATTTCAATCTTGCGACTTTACTAACTGCATGA